One part of the Segnochrobactrum spirostomi genome encodes these proteins:
- a CDS encoding gamma-butyrobetaine hydroxylase-like domain-containing protein codes for MTTESASTTSAWPTEIRLKADKRTLVVGFDDNRAFEIPAELLRVRSPSAEVQGHSPAERKLVPGMADITITRIEPVGSYAVRLVFADGHSTGIYTWSYLREAGEKTADLMQAYLAELETAGLSRHHR; via the coding sequence ATGACAACGGAATCGGCATCGACGACGTCGGCTTGGCCGACCGAAATCCGTCTGAAGGCGGACAAGCGCACGCTGGTGGTCGGCTTCGACGACAATCGGGCTTTCGAGATCCCCGCCGAGCTTCTCAGGGTGCGCTCGCCGTCTGCCGAGGTGCAGGGCCACAGCCCGGCGGAACGCAAACTCGTGCCCGGCATGGCGGACATCACCATCACCCGCATCGAGCCGGTCGGCAGCTATGCCGTGCGGCTCGTGTTCGCGGACGGCCATTCGACCGGCATCTACACGTGGTCCTATCTGCGCGAGGCCGGAGAGAAGACCGCCGACCTCATGCAGGCCTACCTCGCCGAGCTGGAAACGGCCGGCCTTTCTCGCCACCAC